A genomic region of Megalobrama amblycephala isolate DHTTF-2021 linkage group LG6, ASM1881202v1, whole genome shotgun sequence contains the following coding sequences:
- the si:dkey-3d4.3 gene encoding leucine-zipper-like transcriptional regulator 1 homolog isoform X2, whose amino-acid sequence MVAHQEFLYVFGGMQDSSYTNSKIPLWVFDIVKECWINWKTGSETLQGVTPANRKGHSAVTFGSSMYVYGGYIDIRGSTKEFWKFDFDSRMWSLLSSAQGGPGPRHGHSAMTFQDCMYLFGGLQGLREQKDLWSWSSASQTWSCIKFHSGPSRLVGHSAVLFKDSMLIFGGGETQSSPQNSLWRFSLKTQTWKKLALLPGSASLCRIHHCSIGMGQSFQPTAPNGIFFREIPNSYNINNKLRPFKNKCQPSRSTMQEPCIELQTFHMDNKKCLPDLSTALKDTKLKGSCLTFENQEALREKQSSGDLTEENEDAMFLHMPDLLLVLGGKPLQGQHMISVWHMTVA is encoded by the exons ATGGTAGCACATCAG GAATTTCTCTATGTCTTCGGAGGAATGCAAGATTCATCGTATACTAACTCAAAAATTCCCCTTTGGGTGTTTGATATAG TTAAAGAGTGCTGGATTAACTGGAAAACAGGAAGTGAAACTTTACAg GGAGTGACACCAGCAAACAGAAAAGGGCACAGTGCTGTCACCTTTGGGTCGTCTATGTATGTCTACGGTGGATACATTGATATAAGAGGATCAACAAAGGAATTCTGGAAATTTGATTTTG ATTCCAGGATGTGGTCGCTACTGAGCAGTGCACAAGGTGGGCCTGGTCCCAGACATGGTCACTCAGCTATGACATTCCAGGACTGTATGTACCTCTTCGGTGGCTTGCAGGGCTTGAGGGAACAGAAGGACCTGTGGAGCTGGAGTTCTGCCAGTCAAACCTGGAGCTGCATCAAATTCCA TTCAGGTCCCTCCAGGCTGGTTGGTCACTCTGCTGTATTGTTCAAAGACAGCATGCTCATCTTTGGTGGAGGGGAAACCCAGAGTTCCCCTCAGAACAGCTTGTGGAGGTTCAGCCTGAAAACACAGACCTGGAAGAAGCTAGCATTGTTGCCTGGATCTGCCTCTCTGTGCCGGATCCATCACTGCAGCATTGGCATGGGCCAGAGTTTCCAGCCAACAGCACCAAACGGCATCTTTTTCAGGGAAATACCCAACTCTTACAACATCAATAACAAGCTAAGACCGTTTAAGAACAAGTGCCAACCGTCCCGCAGCACAATGCAAGAGCCCTGTATTGAGCTCCAGACTTTCCACATGGACAATAAGAAGTGTTTGCCAGATTTGAGTACTGCACTGAAAGACACTAAGCTAAAAGGAAGCTGTCTCACCTTTGAGAATCAGGAGGCCCTTCGCGAGAAGCAGAGTAGTGGTGACTTGACAGAGGAAAACGAGGATGCCATGTTTCTCCATATGCCTGACTTGCTGTTAGTCCTGGGTGGTAAACCTCTACAAGGACAGCATATGATTTCAGTGTGGCATATGACAGTGGCATAA
- the inhbb gene encoding inhibin beta B chain isoform X2 yields MDTDFLEAVKRHILNRLQMRERPNITHPIPKAAMVTALRKLHAGKVREDGRVEIPNLDGHAAYNEVQEETSEIISFAESDDVTPSKSSLYFLISNEGNQNLYVLQANLWLYFKLLPGAQEKGLRRKVTVRVHYYEPGGQNMHWPVMEKRVELKRSGWHTFPVSEAVREMLAKGGRRQDLDIHCEGCEAANVLPILVDPSDPSHRPFLVVRAQQAEGKHRIRKRGLECDGNNGGLCCRQQFYIDFRLIGWNDWIIAPAGYYGNYCEGSCPAYMAGVPGSASSFHTAVVNQYRMRGMSPGSVNSCCIPTKLSTMSMLYFDDEYNIVKRDVPNMIVEECGCA; encoded by the exons ATGGACACGGACTTTCTGGAGGCGGTTAAAAGGCACATATTGAACCGACTGCAGATGAGAGAGAGACCAAATATCACTCATCCCATTCCCAAAGCTGCCATGGTAACGGCGCTGCGGAAACTTCACGCGGGTAAAGTTAGGGAGGACGGGAGGGTTGAAATTCCCAACTTAGATGGACATGCTGCCTACAACGAGGTCCAAGAAGAAACGTCGGAAATTATCAGTTTCGCCGAGTCAG ATGATGTGACACCATCTAAGTCCAGCCTGTACTTCCTGATCTCCAACGAGGGGAATCAGAACCTCTACGTGTTGCAGGCAAACCTGTGGCTGTACTTCAAGCTGTTGCCAGGTGCTCAGGAAAAGGGACTGCGACGGAAAGTGACAGTGAGAGTGCACTACTATGAGCCCGGTGGGCAGAACATGCACTGGCCCGTGATGGAAAAACGTGTTGAGTTGAAACGCAGTGGCTGGCACACCTTCCCTGTGTCCGAGGCTGTAAGGGAAATGCTGGCTAAAGGGGGTCGCCGTCAGGACCTGGACATCCACTGCGAGGGATGCGAAGCTGCCAACGTTCTGCCCATCCTAGTGGACCCGAGCGACCCCTCACACAGACCCTTCCTGGTGGTTCGCGCCCAGCAGGCAGAGGGGAAGCACCGCATCCGAAAGCGAGGCCTGGAGTGTGACGGCAACAATGGCGGTTTGTGTTGCCGACAGCAGTTTTACATTGACTTCCGGCTCATTGGCTGGAACGACTGGATCATCGCGCCAGCCGGGTACTATGGGAACTACTGTGAAGGCAGCTGCCCAGCTTACATGGCAGGTGTTCCCGGCTCTGCCTCGTCATTTCACACGGCAGTGGTTAACCAGTACCGCATGAGAGGCATGAGTCCTGGGTCGGTCAACTCCTGCTGCATACCTACCAAACTCAGCACCATGTCCATGCTCTACTTCGATGACGAGTACAACATCGTCAAGCGTGACGTGCCTAACATGATCGTGGAGGAGTGTGGCTGTGCCTGA
- the inhbb gene encoding inhibin beta B chain isoform X1, with amino-acid sequence MDTLFKKMSIYILSVTCLMACILSVQCSLGAETVSQESQCVSCGLGHSDDSGRMDTDFLEAVKRHILNRLQMRERPNITHPIPKAAMVTALRKLHAGKVREDGRVEIPNLDGHAAYNEVQEETSEIISFAESDDVTPSKSSLYFLISNEGNQNLYVLQANLWLYFKLLPGAQEKGLRRKVTVRVHYYEPGGQNMHWPVMEKRVELKRSGWHTFPVSEAVREMLAKGGRRQDLDIHCEGCEAANVLPILVDPSDPSHRPFLVVRAQQAEGKHRIRKRGLECDGNNGGLCCRQQFYIDFRLIGWNDWIIAPAGYYGNYCEGSCPAYMAGVPGSASSFHTAVVNQYRMRGMSPGSVNSCCIPTKLSTMSMLYFDDEYNIVKRDVPNMIVEECGCA; translated from the exons ATGGACACGTTATTTAAGAAAATGAGTATTTACATCCTCTCTGTAACCTGTTTAATGGCTTGCATACTCTCAGTTCAGTGTAGTCTGGGAGCTGAGACAGTGTCTCAGGAGTCTCAGTGTGTCTCTTGTGGACTTGGGCATTCGGATGATTCGGGGCGAATGGACACGGACTTTCTGGAGGCGGTTAAAAGGCACATATTGAACCGACTGCAGATGAGAGAGAGACCAAATATCACTCATCCCATTCCCAAAGCTGCCATGGTAACGGCGCTGCGGAAACTTCACGCGGGTAAAGTTAGGGAGGACGGGAGGGTTGAAATTCCCAACTTAGATGGACATGCTGCCTACAACGAGGTCCAAGAAGAAACGTCGGAAATTATCAGTTTCGCCGAGTCAG ATGATGTGACACCATCTAAGTCCAGCCTGTACTTCCTGATCTCCAACGAGGGGAATCAGAACCTCTACGTGTTGCAGGCAAACCTGTGGCTGTACTTCAAGCTGTTGCCAGGTGCTCAGGAAAAGGGACTGCGACGGAAAGTGACAGTGAGAGTGCACTACTATGAGCCCGGTGGGCAGAACATGCACTGGCCCGTGATGGAAAAACGTGTTGAGTTGAAACGCAGTGGCTGGCACACCTTCCCTGTGTCCGAGGCTGTAAGGGAAATGCTGGCTAAAGGGGGTCGCCGTCAGGACCTGGACATCCACTGCGAGGGATGCGAAGCTGCCAACGTTCTGCCCATCCTAGTGGACCCGAGCGACCCCTCACACAGACCCTTCCTGGTGGTTCGCGCCCAGCAGGCAGAGGGGAAGCACCGCATCCGAAAGCGAGGCCTGGAGTGTGACGGCAACAATGGCGGTTTGTGTTGCCGACAGCAGTTTTACATTGACTTCCGGCTCATTGGCTGGAACGACTGGATCATCGCGCCAGCCGGGTACTATGGGAACTACTGTGAAGGCAGCTGCCCAGCTTACATGGCAGGTGTTCCCGGCTCTGCCTCGTCATTTCACACGGCAGTGGTTAACCAGTACCGCATGAGAGGCATGAGTCCTGGGTCGGTCAACTCCTGCTGCATACCTACCAAACTCAGCACCATGTCCATGCTCTACTTCGATGACGAGTACAACATCGTCAAGCGTGACGTGCCTAACATGATCGTGGAGGAGTGTGGCTGTGCCTGA
- the si:dkey-3d4.3 gene encoding actin-fragmin kinase isoform X1: MNQGSGACLWTPVPQHCPAPCDRYKHASCAHKGHVYLLGGREKCSLRDFWKYNVVCNEWAELPCNSEEAPEELEEHTMVAHQEFLYVFGGMQDSSYTNSKIPLWVFDIVKECWINWKTGSETLQGVTPANRKGHSAVTFGSSMYVYGGYIDIRGSTKEFWKFDFDSRMWSLLSSAQGGPGPRHGHSAMTFQDCMYLFGGLQGLREQKDLWSWSSASQTWSCIKFHSGPSRLVGHSAVLFKDSMLIFGGGETQSSPQNSLWRFSLKTQTWKKLALLPGSASLCRIHHCSIGMGQSFQPTAPNGIFFREIPNSYNINNKLRPFKNKCQPSRSTMQEPCIELQTFHMDNKKCLPDLSTALKDTKLKGSCLTFENQEALREKQSSGDLTEENEDAMFLHMPDLLLVLGGKPLQGQHMISVWHMTVA, encoded by the exons ATGAACCAGGGGAGCGGTGCTTGTTTGTGGACCCCAGTGCCGCAGCACTGCCCCGCACCATGTGATCGTTACAAGCATGCTTCTTGTGCCCACAAAGGACATGTTTACTTACTAGGTGGTCGAGAAAAATGCTCACTGAGAGATTTCTGGAAATATAATGTGG TCTGTAATGAGTGGGCCGAGCTTCCTTGCAATAGTGAAGAAGCACCTGAAGAACTGGAGGAGCACACCATGGTAGCACATCAG GAATTTCTCTATGTCTTCGGAGGAATGCAAGATTCATCGTATACTAACTCAAAAATTCCCCTTTGGGTGTTTGATATAG TTAAAGAGTGCTGGATTAACTGGAAAACAGGAAGTGAAACTTTACAg GGAGTGACACCAGCAAACAGAAAAGGGCACAGTGCTGTCACCTTTGGGTCGTCTATGTATGTCTACGGTGGATACATTGATATAAGAGGATCAACAAAGGAATTCTGGAAATTTGATTTTG ATTCCAGGATGTGGTCGCTACTGAGCAGTGCACAAGGTGGGCCTGGTCCCAGACATGGTCACTCAGCTATGACATTCCAGGACTGTATGTACCTCTTCGGTGGCTTGCAGGGCTTGAGGGAACAGAAGGACCTGTGGAGCTGGAGTTCTGCCAGTCAAACCTGGAGCTGCATCAAATTCCA TTCAGGTCCCTCCAGGCTGGTTGGTCACTCTGCTGTATTGTTCAAAGACAGCATGCTCATCTTTGGTGGAGGGGAAACCCAGAGTTCCCCTCAGAACAGCTTGTGGAGGTTCAGCCTGAAAACACAGACCTGGAAGAAGCTAGCATTGTTGCCTGGATCTGCCTCTCTGTGCCGGATCCATCACTGCAGCATTGGCATGGGCCAGAGTTTCCAGCCAACAGCACCAAACGGCATCTTTTTCAGGGAAATACCCAACTCTTACAACATCAATAACAAGCTAAGACCGTTTAAGAACAAGTGCCAACCGTCCCGCAGCACAATGCAAGAGCCCTGTATTGAGCTCCAGACTTTCCACATGGACAATAAGAAGTGTTTGCCAGATTTGAGTACTGCACTGAAAGACACTAAGCTAAAAGGAAGCTGTCTCACCTTTGAGAATCAGGAGGCCCTTCGCGAGAAGCAGAGTAGTGGTGACTTGACAGAGGAAAACGAGGATGCCATGTTTCTCCATATGCCTGACTTGCTGTTAGTCCTGGGTGGTAAACCTCTACAAGGACAGCATATGATTTCAGTGTGGCATATGACAGTGGCATAA